Proteins co-encoded in one Sebastes umbrosus isolate fSebUmb1 chromosome 20, fSebUmb1.pri, whole genome shotgun sequence genomic window:
- the LOC119479992 gene encoding serine-rich adhesin for platelets-like isoform X1, with product MSSGQSLGGLDASMRWLNEESLPDSTLFDVTCEPALPATPVTAGSVKSRFTFLQTSQLSSSTNLNTTGQTPCPQKKTLDLLQSNVSSPKAENETFDTKLSVQNGTKTFSETSSSDTSSDKENNSEVHSPGLPKHNWKTASTDPDDMMVDPPENMYAPELWMDFQRSPEITLLDVTRDPELPQGEELSTMYTQGSVFENSRPLLEPSEPNTVKIQTSADDTFGTHPANFTHDISSSSDKSVQCAASQSSISDVQCNTSSKTVTSELHGEPVLTSNAVEANSEEPLSSHDAESTSKEPQPSPKTSESVNNTFTSLQPSQLSSSADSNTTAQNKTLDVSPSNVNSPKAESEATDQAISVSNNSTETSLVINQNSSAVKAGGSCDMQNATFDRHSLQKSSANTILGDAGAATFCLQNNTFDTKPPSKQNGTITLSETDSSDSHQNTFDKPSPLKGCNATSSPKENNSEVHPPEVSKHNGTPASTDPNAKTADTPESTFEVNPAGETQGLSQSCLPLTDGLSDNSESILTNQNMDTEDNKANTFDPLITSTPMISCKIVNFNTQREEGKIIVAQKKLYGDGPSKPDGQVPSDVPSNIACDRKTFLTQPAAKSLLPPPKAASQLLRHKPASALPGRFEMLTSGLPMTRQRTQAEALRNTTAPDTLQTSGISSSYKLRATTTGSKQTNPGLQRPRLSSMPSGIQRAATGLRPPSLRSNTQAASSTNKLNGPTAATNPVMRTSQAKKQPLTRGEAFPIAKRKKMDTTLPPSCAEFSITSCDAANGSKNLKPAIATKRALPAKTQRDNAAVPASTAAEISTSCDVSRARALKQPATSHRAQLAKPRGHGCANCVVLEQQLKMQSEEIRRLKEELLEKSKQEEDLYF from the exons ATGTCTTCTGGGCAGTCATTAGGTGGCTTGGATGCTTCTATGCGCTGGCTGAATGAGGAATCCTTGCCAGATAGTACCCTCTTTGATGTTACATGTGAACCAGCTCTTCCTGCTACACCTGTAACAGCTGGGTCGGTGAAAAGCAGGTTTACCTTTCTCCAGACCTCCCAGTTGAGTTCCTCCACCAATTTAAACACCACTGGTCAAACACCCTGCCCTCAGAAAAAGACCCTGGATCTTCTCCAGTCTAATGTGAGCAGTCCCAAAGCGGAGAATGAAACTTTCGACACTAAACTTTCTGTACAGAATGGCACAAAAACGTTCTCAGAAACGAGCTCAAGTGATACTTCGAGTGATAAAGAAAACAATTCTGAAGTCCACTCTCCTGGACTGCCTAAACATAATTGGAAAACAGCTAGTACAGACCCTGATGACATGATGGTTGACCCCCCTGAGAATATGTATGCTCCGGAGCTTTGGATGGATTTCCAACGCTCCCCAGAAATCACTCTCCTTGATGTTACACGTGATCCAGAGCTACCACAAGGAGAGGAATTATCCACCATGTACACACAGGGTAGTGTTTTTGAAAACAGTAGGCCTTTGTTGGAGCCCAGTGAACCAAACACAGTGAAGATTCAAACGTCAGCTGATGACACATTTGGTACCCATCCTGCTAATTTTACTCACGACATAAGCTCCTCGAGTGACAAGTCTGTTCAGTGTGCTGCATCACAGTCCTCTATTTCTGATGTGCAGTGCAACACTAGTTCAAAGACTGTCACGTCTGAGCTTCATGGTGAACCTGTGCTGACCTCTAATGCTGTGGAAGCTAACAGTGAAGAGCCACTTAGCAGCCATGACGCCGAGTCGACCAGCAAGGAGCCACAACCAAGCCCAAAAACATCTGAGTCTGTGAACAACACGTTTACCTCTCTCCAGCCCTCCCAGTTGAGTTCCTCCGCCGATTCAAACACCACTGCTCAAAATAAGACACTGGATGTCTCCCCATCTAATGTAAACAGTCCCAAAGCGGAGAGTGAGGCTACAGATCAGGCTATTTCAGTCTCTAACAACAGCACCGAAACTTCCCTTGTTATAAATCAAAATAGCTCCGCTGTAAAGGCAGGTGGTTCATGTGATATGCAGAACGCCACTTTTGATAGACATTCTCTTCAAAAATCCAGCGCCAATACTATTTTAGGGGACGCTGGTGCTGCAACCTTTTGTCTCCAAAACAACACTTTCGACACTAAACCCCCTTCAAAGCAGAATGGCACCATAACTTTGTCAGAAACAGACTCAAGTGACAGTCACCAGAACACTTTCGACAAGCCTTCTCCCCTTAAGGGCTGTAATGCAACGAGTAGCCCGAAAGAAAACAATTCTGAAGTCCACCCACCTGAAGTGTCGAAACATAATGGGACACCTGCTAGTACAGACCCTAATGCCAAGACGGCTGACACGCCTGAGAGCACGTTTGAAGTTAATCCAGCTGGTGAGACTCAGGGTCTTTCACAATCATGTCTGCCTTTAACAGACGGTCTTTCTGACAATTCAGAATCAATTctaacaaatcaaaacatggaTACGGAGGACAACAAAGCAAACACATTCGACCCTTTGATCACTTCAACACCAATGATTAGCTGTAAAATTGTTAACTTTAACACTCAACGGGAGGAGGGCAAAATCATAGTAGCACAGAAAAAACTGTACGGGGATGGCCCCAGTAAGCCAGATGGTCAGGTGCCGTCAGACGTTCCGTCAAACATCGCCTGCGATCGAAAAACGTTCTTGACGCAGCCAGCTGCTAAATCCCTTTTGCCTCCTCCGAAAGCTGCATCCCAGTTGTTGAGACACAAGCCAGCCTCTGCACTTCCAGGAAGGTTTGAGATGTTGACGTCAGGCCTGCCCATGACGAGACAAAGAACCCAAGCCGAAGCTTTGAGAAATACGACTGCTCCTGATACACTCCAG ACCTCAGGAATATCAAGCTCTTACAAGTTACGTGCTACAACAACAG GATCCAAGCAAACCAATCCAGGTTTGCAGAGACCTCGGTTGAGCAGCATGCCGTCTGGCATCCAGAGAGCTGCGACAGGTCTCAGGCCGCCATCGCTGAGAAGCAACACACAAGCTGCTTCAAGCACTAACAAACTTAATGGACCCACAG CAGCTACTAACCCTGTGATGAGGACTTCTCAAGCAAAGAAGCAACCCTTAACTAGAGGTGAAGCTTTTCCAATagcaaagaggaagaaaatgg ATACTACATTACCACCCAGTTGCGCTGAATTCTCAATAACTTCCTGTGATGCTGCAAACGGAAGCAAAAACCTGAAACCGGCCATCGCCACTAAGAGAGCTTTGCCAGCTAAAACTCAAAGGGACA ATGCTGCAGTGCCAGCCAGTACTGCTGCTGAAATCTCAACATCTTGCGATGTTAGTAGAGCCAGAGCCCTGAAACAGCCTGCGACCAGCCATAGAGCTCAGCTAGCTAAACCCAGAGGCCACG
- the LOC119479992 gene encoding serine-rich adhesin for platelets-like isoform X3 yields the protein MSSGQSLGGLDASMRWLNEESLPDSTLFDVTCEPALPATPVTAGSVKSRFTFLQTSQLSSSTNLNTTGQTPCPQKKTLDLLQSNVSSPKAENETFDTKLSVQNGTKTFSETSSSDTSSDKENNSEVHSPGLPKHNWKTASTDPDDMMVDPPENMYAPELWMDFQRSPEITLLDVTRDPELPQGEELSTMYTQGSVFENSRPLLEPSEPNTVKIQTSADDTFGTHPANFTHDISSSSDKSVQCAASQSSISDVQCNTSSKTVTSELHGEPVLTSNAVEANSEEPLSSHDAESTSKEPQPSPKTSESVNNTFTSLQPSQLSSSADSNTTAQNKTLDVSPSNVNSPKAESEATDQAISVSNNSTETSLVINQNSSAVKAGGSCDMQNATFDRHSLQKSSANTILGDAGAATFCLQNNTFDTKPPSKQNGTITLSETDSSDSHQNTFDKPSPLKGCNATSSPKENNSEVHPPEVSKHNGTPASTDPNAKTADTPESTFEVNPAGETQGLSQSCLPLTDGLSDNSESILTNQNMDTEDNKANTFDPLITSTPMISCKIVNFNTQREEGKIIVAQKKLYGDGPSKPDGQVPSDVPSNIACDRKTFLTQPAAKSLLPPPKAASQLLRHKPASALPGRFEMLTSGLPMTRQRTQAEALRNTTAPDTLQTSGISSSYKLRATTTGSKQTNPGLQRPRLSSMPSGIQRAATGLRPPSLRSNTQAASSTNKLNGPTAATNPVMRTSQAKKQPLTRDTTLPPSCAEFSITSCDAANGSKNLKPAIATKRALPAKTQRDNAAVPASTAAEISTSCDVSRARALKQPATSHRAQLAKPRGHGCANCVVLEQQLKMQSEEIRRLKEELLEKSKQEEDLYF from the exons ATGTCTTCTGGGCAGTCATTAGGTGGCTTGGATGCTTCTATGCGCTGGCTGAATGAGGAATCCTTGCCAGATAGTACCCTCTTTGATGTTACATGTGAACCAGCTCTTCCTGCTACACCTGTAACAGCTGGGTCGGTGAAAAGCAGGTTTACCTTTCTCCAGACCTCCCAGTTGAGTTCCTCCACCAATTTAAACACCACTGGTCAAACACCCTGCCCTCAGAAAAAGACCCTGGATCTTCTCCAGTCTAATGTGAGCAGTCCCAAAGCGGAGAATGAAACTTTCGACACTAAACTTTCTGTACAGAATGGCACAAAAACGTTCTCAGAAACGAGCTCAAGTGATACTTCGAGTGATAAAGAAAACAATTCTGAAGTCCACTCTCCTGGACTGCCTAAACATAATTGGAAAACAGCTAGTACAGACCCTGATGACATGATGGTTGACCCCCCTGAGAATATGTATGCTCCGGAGCTTTGGATGGATTTCCAACGCTCCCCAGAAATCACTCTCCTTGATGTTACACGTGATCCAGAGCTACCACAAGGAGAGGAATTATCCACCATGTACACACAGGGTAGTGTTTTTGAAAACAGTAGGCCTTTGTTGGAGCCCAGTGAACCAAACACAGTGAAGATTCAAACGTCAGCTGATGACACATTTGGTACCCATCCTGCTAATTTTACTCACGACATAAGCTCCTCGAGTGACAAGTCTGTTCAGTGTGCTGCATCACAGTCCTCTATTTCTGATGTGCAGTGCAACACTAGTTCAAAGACTGTCACGTCTGAGCTTCATGGTGAACCTGTGCTGACCTCTAATGCTGTGGAAGCTAACAGTGAAGAGCCACTTAGCAGCCATGACGCCGAGTCGACCAGCAAGGAGCCACAACCAAGCCCAAAAACATCTGAGTCTGTGAACAACACGTTTACCTCTCTCCAGCCCTCCCAGTTGAGTTCCTCCGCCGATTCAAACACCACTGCTCAAAATAAGACACTGGATGTCTCCCCATCTAATGTAAACAGTCCCAAAGCGGAGAGTGAGGCTACAGATCAGGCTATTTCAGTCTCTAACAACAGCACCGAAACTTCCCTTGTTATAAATCAAAATAGCTCCGCTGTAAAGGCAGGTGGTTCATGTGATATGCAGAACGCCACTTTTGATAGACATTCTCTTCAAAAATCCAGCGCCAATACTATTTTAGGGGACGCTGGTGCTGCAACCTTTTGTCTCCAAAACAACACTTTCGACACTAAACCCCCTTCAAAGCAGAATGGCACCATAACTTTGTCAGAAACAGACTCAAGTGACAGTCACCAGAACACTTTCGACAAGCCTTCTCCCCTTAAGGGCTGTAATGCAACGAGTAGCCCGAAAGAAAACAATTCTGAAGTCCACCCACCTGAAGTGTCGAAACATAATGGGACACCTGCTAGTACAGACCCTAATGCCAAGACGGCTGACACGCCTGAGAGCACGTTTGAAGTTAATCCAGCTGGTGAGACTCAGGGTCTTTCACAATCATGTCTGCCTTTAACAGACGGTCTTTCTGACAATTCAGAATCAATTctaacaaatcaaaacatggaTACGGAGGACAACAAAGCAAACACATTCGACCCTTTGATCACTTCAACACCAATGATTAGCTGTAAAATTGTTAACTTTAACACTCAACGGGAGGAGGGCAAAATCATAGTAGCACAGAAAAAACTGTACGGGGATGGCCCCAGTAAGCCAGATGGTCAGGTGCCGTCAGACGTTCCGTCAAACATCGCCTGCGATCGAAAAACGTTCTTGACGCAGCCAGCTGCTAAATCCCTTTTGCCTCCTCCGAAAGCTGCATCCCAGTTGTTGAGACACAAGCCAGCCTCTGCACTTCCAGGAAGGTTTGAGATGTTGACGTCAGGCCTGCCCATGACGAGACAAAGAACCCAAGCCGAAGCTTTGAGAAATACGACTGCTCCTGATACACTCCAG ACCTCAGGAATATCAAGCTCTTACAAGTTACGTGCTACAACAACAG GATCCAAGCAAACCAATCCAGGTTTGCAGAGACCTCGGTTGAGCAGCATGCCGTCTGGCATCCAGAGAGCTGCGACAGGTCTCAGGCCGCCATCGCTGAGAAGCAACACACAAGCTGCTTCAAGCACTAACAAACTTAATGGACCCACAG CAGCTACTAACCCTGTGATGAGGACTTCTCAAGCAAAGAAGCAACCCTTAACTAGAG ATACTACATTACCACCCAGTTGCGCTGAATTCTCAATAACTTCCTGTGATGCTGCAAACGGAAGCAAAAACCTGAAACCGGCCATCGCCACTAAGAGAGCTTTGCCAGCTAAAACTCAAAGGGACA ATGCTGCAGTGCCAGCCAGTACTGCTGCTGAAATCTCAACATCTTGCGATGTTAGTAGAGCCAGAGCCCTGAAACAGCCTGCGACCAGCCATAGAGCTCAGCTAGCTAAACCCAGAGGCCACG
- the LOC119479992 gene encoding serine-rich adhesin for platelets-like isoform X2, with protein MSSGQSLGGLDASMRWLNEESLPDSTLFDVTCEPALPATPVTAGSVKSRFTFLQTSQLSSSTNLNTTGQTPCPQKKTLDLLQSNVSSPKAENETFDTKLSVQNGTKTFSETSSSDTSSDKENNSEVHSPGLPKHNWKTASTDPDDMMVDPPENMYAPELWMDFQRSPEITLLDVTRDPELPQGEELSTMYTQGSVFENSRPLLEPSEPNTVKIQTSADDTFGTHPANFTHDISSSSDKSVQCAASQSSISDVQCNTSSKTVTSELHGEPVLTSNAVEANSEEPLSSHDAESTSKEPQPSPKTSESVNNTFTSLQPSQLSSSADSNTTAQNKTLDVSPSNVNSPKAESEATDQAISVSNNSTETSLVINQNSSAVKAGGSCDMQNATFDRHSLQKSSANTILGDAGAATFCLQNNTFDTKPPSKQNGTITLSETDSSDSHQNTFDKPSPLKGCNATSSPKENNSEVHPPEVSKHNGTPASTDPNAKTADTPESTFEVNPAGETQGLSQSCLPLTDGLSDNSESILTNQNMDTEDNKANTFDPLITSTPMISCKIVNFNTQREEGKIIVAQKKLYGDGPSKPDGQVPSDVPSNIACDRKTFLTQPAAKSLLPPPKAASQLLRHKPASALPGRFEMLTSGLPMTRQRTQAEALRNTTAPDTLQTSGISSSYKLRATTTGSKQTNPGLQRPRLSSMPSGIQRAATGLRPPSLRSNTQAASSTNKLNGPTATNPVMRTSQAKKQPLTRGEAFPIAKRKKMDTTLPPSCAEFSITSCDAANGSKNLKPAIATKRALPAKTQRDNAAVPASTAAEISTSCDVSRARALKQPATSHRAQLAKPRGHGCANCVVLEQQLKMQSEEIRRLKEELLEKSKQEEDLYF; from the exons ATGTCTTCTGGGCAGTCATTAGGTGGCTTGGATGCTTCTATGCGCTGGCTGAATGAGGAATCCTTGCCAGATAGTACCCTCTTTGATGTTACATGTGAACCAGCTCTTCCTGCTACACCTGTAACAGCTGGGTCGGTGAAAAGCAGGTTTACCTTTCTCCAGACCTCCCAGTTGAGTTCCTCCACCAATTTAAACACCACTGGTCAAACACCCTGCCCTCAGAAAAAGACCCTGGATCTTCTCCAGTCTAATGTGAGCAGTCCCAAAGCGGAGAATGAAACTTTCGACACTAAACTTTCTGTACAGAATGGCACAAAAACGTTCTCAGAAACGAGCTCAAGTGATACTTCGAGTGATAAAGAAAACAATTCTGAAGTCCACTCTCCTGGACTGCCTAAACATAATTGGAAAACAGCTAGTACAGACCCTGATGACATGATGGTTGACCCCCCTGAGAATATGTATGCTCCGGAGCTTTGGATGGATTTCCAACGCTCCCCAGAAATCACTCTCCTTGATGTTACACGTGATCCAGAGCTACCACAAGGAGAGGAATTATCCACCATGTACACACAGGGTAGTGTTTTTGAAAACAGTAGGCCTTTGTTGGAGCCCAGTGAACCAAACACAGTGAAGATTCAAACGTCAGCTGATGACACATTTGGTACCCATCCTGCTAATTTTACTCACGACATAAGCTCCTCGAGTGACAAGTCTGTTCAGTGTGCTGCATCACAGTCCTCTATTTCTGATGTGCAGTGCAACACTAGTTCAAAGACTGTCACGTCTGAGCTTCATGGTGAACCTGTGCTGACCTCTAATGCTGTGGAAGCTAACAGTGAAGAGCCACTTAGCAGCCATGACGCCGAGTCGACCAGCAAGGAGCCACAACCAAGCCCAAAAACATCTGAGTCTGTGAACAACACGTTTACCTCTCTCCAGCCCTCCCAGTTGAGTTCCTCCGCCGATTCAAACACCACTGCTCAAAATAAGACACTGGATGTCTCCCCATCTAATGTAAACAGTCCCAAAGCGGAGAGTGAGGCTACAGATCAGGCTATTTCAGTCTCTAACAACAGCACCGAAACTTCCCTTGTTATAAATCAAAATAGCTCCGCTGTAAAGGCAGGTGGTTCATGTGATATGCAGAACGCCACTTTTGATAGACATTCTCTTCAAAAATCCAGCGCCAATACTATTTTAGGGGACGCTGGTGCTGCAACCTTTTGTCTCCAAAACAACACTTTCGACACTAAACCCCCTTCAAAGCAGAATGGCACCATAACTTTGTCAGAAACAGACTCAAGTGACAGTCACCAGAACACTTTCGACAAGCCTTCTCCCCTTAAGGGCTGTAATGCAACGAGTAGCCCGAAAGAAAACAATTCTGAAGTCCACCCACCTGAAGTGTCGAAACATAATGGGACACCTGCTAGTACAGACCCTAATGCCAAGACGGCTGACACGCCTGAGAGCACGTTTGAAGTTAATCCAGCTGGTGAGACTCAGGGTCTTTCACAATCATGTCTGCCTTTAACAGACGGTCTTTCTGACAATTCAGAATCAATTctaacaaatcaaaacatggaTACGGAGGACAACAAAGCAAACACATTCGACCCTTTGATCACTTCAACACCAATGATTAGCTGTAAAATTGTTAACTTTAACACTCAACGGGAGGAGGGCAAAATCATAGTAGCACAGAAAAAACTGTACGGGGATGGCCCCAGTAAGCCAGATGGTCAGGTGCCGTCAGACGTTCCGTCAAACATCGCCTGCGATCGAAAAACGTTCTTGACGCAGCCAGCTGCTAAATCCCTTTTGCCTCCTCCGAAAGCTGCATCCCAGTTGTTGAGACACAAGCCAGCCTCTGCACTTCCAGGAAGGTTTGAGATGTTGACGTCAGGCCTGCCCATGACGAGACAAAGAACCCAAGCCGAAGCTTTGAGAAATACGACTGCTCCTGATACACTCCAG ACCTCAGGAATATCAAGCTCTTACAAGTTACGTGCTACAACAACAG GATCCAAGCAAACCAATCCAGGTTTGCAGAGACCTCGGTTGAGCAGCATGCCGTCTGGCATCCAGAGAGCTGCGACAGGTCTCAGGCCGCCATCGCTGAGAAGCAACACACAAGCTGCTTCAAGCACTAACAAACTTAATGGACCCACAG CTACTAACCCTGTGATGAGGACTTCTCAAGCAAAGAAGCAACCCTTAACTAGAGGTGAAGCTTTTCCAATagcaaagaggaagaaaatgg ATACTACATTACCACCCAGTTGCGCTGAATTCTCAATAACTTCCTGTGATGCTGCAAACGGAAGCAAAAACCTGAAACCGGCCATCGCCACTAAGAGAGCTTTGCCAGCTAAAACTCAAAGGGACA ATGCTGCAGTGCCAGCCAGTACTGCTGCTGAAATCTCAACATCTTGCGATGTTAGTAGAGCCAGAGCCCTGAAACAGCCTGCGACCAGCCATAGAGCTCAGCTAGCTAAACCCAGAGGCCACG
- the LOC119479992 gene encoding serine-rich adhesin for platelets-like isoform X4, translated as MSSGQSLGGLDASMRWLNEESLPDSTLFDVTCEPALPATPVTAGSVKSRFTFLQTSQLSSSTNLNTTGQTPCPQKKTLDLLQSNVSSPKAENETFDTKLSVQNGTKTFSETSSSDTSSDKENNSEVHSPGLPKHNWKTASTDPDDMMVDPPENMYAPELWMDFQRSPEITLLDVTRDPELPQGEELSTMYTQGSVFENSRPLLEPSEPNTVKIQTSADDTFGTHPANFTHDISSSSDKSVQCAASQSSISDVQCNTSSKTVTSELHGEPVLTSNAVEANSEEPLSSHDAESTSKEPQPSPKTSESVNNTFTSLQPSQLSSSADSNTTAQNKTLDVSPSNVNSPKAESEATDQAISVSNNSTETSLVINQNSSAVKAGGSCDMQNATFDRHSLQKSSANTILGDAGAATFCLQNNTFDTKPPSKQNGTITLSETDSSDSHQNTFDKPSPLKGCNATSSPKENNSEVHPPEVSKHNGTPASTDPNAKTADTPESTFEVNPAGETQGLSQSCLPLTDGLSDNSESILTNQNMDTEDNKANTFDPLITSTPMISCKIVNFNTQREEGKIIVAQKKLYGDGPSKPDGQVPSDVPSNIACDRKTFLTQPAAKSLLPPPKAASQLLRHKPASALPGRFEMLTSGLPMTRQRTQAEALRNTTAPDTLQTSGISSSYKLRATTTGSKQTNPGLQRPRLSSMPSGIQRAATGLRPPSLRSNTQAASSTNKLNGPTATNPVMRTSQAKKQPLTRDTTLPPSCAEFSITSCDAANGSKNLKPAIATKRALPAKTQRDNAAVPASTAAEISTSCDVSRARALKQPATSHRAQLAKPRGHGCANCVVLEQQLKMQSEEIRRLKEELLEKSKQEEDLYF; from the exons ATGTCTTCTGGGCAGTCATTAGGTGGCTTGGATGCTTCTATGCGCTGGCTGAATGAGGAATCCTTGCCAGATAGTACCCTCTTTGATGTTACATGTGAACCAGCTCTTCCTGCTACACCTGTAACAGCTGGGTCGGTGAAAAGCAGGTTTACCTTTCTCCAGACCTCCCAGTTGAGTTCCTCCACCAATTTAAACACCACTGGTCAAACACCCTGCCCTCAGAAAAAGACCCTGGATCTTCTCCAGTCTAATGTGAGCAGTCCCAAAGCGGAGAATGAAACTTTCGACACTAAACTTTCTGTACAGAATGGCACAAAAACGTTCTCAGAAACGAGCTCAAGTGATACTTCGAGTGATAAAGAAAACAATTCTGAAGTCCACTCTCCTGGACTGCCTAAACATAATTGGAAAACAGCTAGTACAGACCCTGATGACATGATGGTTGACCCCCCTGAGAATATGTATGCTCCGGAGCTTTGGATGGATTTCCAACGCTCCCCAGAAATCACTCTCCTTGATGTTACACGTGATCCAGAGCTACCACAAGGAGAGGAATTATCCACCATGTACACACAGGGTAGTGTTTTTGAAAACAGTAGGCCTTTGTTGGAGCCCAGTGAACCAAACACAGTGAAGATTCAAACGTCAGCTGATGACACATTTGGTACCCATCCTGCTAATTTTACTCACGACATAAGCTCCTCGAGTGACAAGTCTGTTCAGTGTGCTGCATCACAGTCCTCTATTTCTGATGTGCAGTGCAACACTAGTTCAAAGACTGTCACGTCTGAGCTTCATGGTGAACCTGTGCTGACCTCTAATGCTGTGGAAGCTAACAGTGAAGAGCCACTTAGCAGCCATGACGCCGAGTCGACCAGCAAGGAGCCACAACCAAGCCCAAAAACATCTGAGTCTGTGAACAACACGTTTACCTCTCTCCAGCCCTCCCAGTTGAGTTCCTCCGCCGATTCAAACACCACTGCTCAAAATAAGACACTGGATGTCTCCCCATCTAATGTAAACAGTCCCAAAGCGGAGAGTGAGGCTACAGATCAGGCTATTTCAGTCTCTAACAACAGCACCGAAACTTCCCTTGTTATAAATCAAAATAGCTCCGCTGTAAAGGCAGGTGGTTCATGTGATATGCAGAACGCCACTTTTGATAGACATTCTCTTCAAAAATCCAGCGCCAATACTATTTTAGGGGACGCTGGTGCTGCAACCTTTTGTCTCCAAAACAACACTTTCGACACTAAACCCCCTTCAAAGCAGAATGGCACCATAACTTTGTCAGAAACAGACTCAAGTGACAGTCACCAGAACACTTTCGACAAGCCTTCTCCCCTTAAGGGCTGTAATGCAACGAGTAGCCCGAAAGAAAACAATTCTGAAGTCCACCCACCTGAAGTGTCGAAACATAATGGGACACCTGCTAGTACAGACCCTAATGCCAAGACGGCTGACACGCCTGAGAGCACGTTTGAAGTTAATCCAGCTGGTGAGACTCAGGGTCTTTCACAATCATGTCTGCCTTTAACAGACGGTCTTTCTGACAATTCAGAATCAATTctaacaaatcaaaacatggaTACGGAGGACAACAAAGCAAACACATTCGACCCTTTGATCACTTCAACACCAATGATTAGCTGTAAAATTGTTAACTTTAACACTCAACGGGAGGAGGGCAAAATCATAGTAGCACAGAAAAAACTGTACGGGGATGGCCCCAGTAAGCCAGATGGTCAGGTGCCGTCAGACGTTCCGTCAAACATCGCCTGCGATCGAAAAACGTTCTTGACGCAGCCAGCTGCTAAATCCCTTTTGCCTCCTCCGAAAGCTGCATCCCAGTTGTTGAGACACAAGCCAGCCTCTGCACTTCCAGGAAGGTTTGAGATGTTGACGTCAGGCCTGCCCATGACGAGACAAAGAACCCAAGCCGAAGCTTTGAGAAATACGACTGCTCCTGATACACTCCAG ACCTCAGGAATATCAAGCTCTTACAAGTTACGTGCTACAACAACAG GATCCAAGCAAACCAATCCAGGTTTGCAGAGACCTCGGTTGAGCAGCATGCCGTCTGGCATCCAGAGAGCTGCGACAGGTCTCAGGCCGCCATCGCTGAGAAGCAACACACAAGCTGCTTCAAGCACTAACAAACTTAATGGACCCACAG CTACTAACCCTGTGATGAGGACTTCTCAAGCAAAGAAGCAACCCTTAACTAGAG ATACTACATTACCACCCAGTTGCGCTGAATTCTCAATAACTTCCTGTGATGCTGCAAACGGAAGCAAAAACCTGAAACCGGCCATCGCCACTAAGAGAGCTTTGCCAGCTAAAACTCAAAGGGACA ATGCTGCAGTGCCAGCCAGTACTGCTGCTGAAATCTCAACATCTTGCGATGTTAGTAGAGCCAGAGCCCTGAAACAGCCTGCGACCAGCCATAGAGCTCAGCTAGCTAAACCCAGAGGCCACG